From Pontibacter actiniarum, a single genomic window includes:
- a CDS encoding methyltransferase domain-containing protein, producing MRMLKRRSNELELMDDLTLSGEELRQNLDELEVINNWLGGHKVVLNALDKLVAAHRPQHLRIADIGCGGGDTLKSIARWARRKSIKVELVGVDANDFMVQYARRRCSHYPEIAIVQHDVLSAEFALEQYDVLVCSLFCHHFTDAQLVQMFRQLHQQAQLAVIVNDLHRHWLAYYSIKYITAAFSKSYLVKNDAPLSVWRAFRRQELAELVRQAGVEKYELRWMWAFRWQLLLQKR from the coding sequence ATGCGGATGCTAAAGCGGCGGTCTAACGAACTGGAGCTGATGGACGACCTGACGCTGAGCGGCGAGGAGCTGCGGCAGAACCTGGACGAGCTGGAGGTAATCAACAACTGGCTGGGCGGCCACAAGGTAGTGCTCAACGCGCTGGACAAACTGGTGGCGGCACACCGGCCGCAGCACCTGCGCATCGCCGACATCGGCTGCGGCGGCGGCGATACCTTGAAAAGCATCGCCCGCTGGGCGCGCCGCAAAAGTATAAAAGTAGAGCTGGTGGGCGTGGACGCCAATGATTTTATGGTGCAGTATGCCCGCCGCCGCTGCAGCCATTACCCGGAAATCGCGATTGTACAGCACGATGTGCTCTCCGCAGAATTTGCCCTAGAGCAGTACGATGTGTTGGTCTGCAGCCTGTTCTGCCACCACTTTACCGATGCGCAGCTGGTACAGATGTTCCGGCAGCTGCACCAGCAGGCGCAGCTGGCCGTTATCGTAAACGACCTGCACCGGCACTGGCTGGCGTACTACTCCATCAAGTACATTACGGCGGCTTTCTCCAAATCTTACCTGGTAAAAAACGATGCGCCGCTCTCCGTGTGGCGCGCTTTCCGGCGGCAGGAGCTGGCGGAGCTGGTGCGGCAGGCGGGGGTGGAGAAGTATGAGCTGCGCTGGATGTGGGCGTTTCGCTGGCAGCTGCTCCTGCAGAAGCGCTAA
- the mfd gene encoding transcription-repair coupling factor → MKVKDFLELYRLDSVVQTLAQRLKATEPYRLQIKGLAGSQDAVLASAVYTLNYGHQLFVMHDKEEAAYFYTDLKNLLGEEKEILLFPTSYKRPYSFDDTENANILMRAEVLNRLNQKTGKGELIVTYPEALTEKVINKKSLVENTLGAKIGEKLDTTFLSEMLAEYGFERTEFVYEAGQYAVRGGIVDVYSYANDLPYRIELFGDEIESIRTFDPDTQLSVETKKAISIIPNVQTKLLQETREAFLDFLPNNTTLWFKDVRLTLDVIDEYFDKASHNFEKMMATSGGTQIVSDPEQLFQTQKQFKKLLEKYTVVEIGKRFHFKNTEVMQLQAKPQPSFNKDFKRLVKDLHEQQGAGFVNVIATDSPRQINRLTMIFDELDHDVRFQHLPVSLREGFIDQTLKITCYTDHQLFDRFYQHKAKTGHSKSKAMTLKELRSLQPGDYVTHTDYGIGRFAGLEKVEVGGRLQEAIRLVYRDDDLLYVSIHALHKISKYSGKEGGPPSMSKLGSPEWENKKKKVKSKVKDIAHELISLYAKRKAAPGYAYTRDGFLQAELESSFIYEDTPDQGKATEDVKADMEQPHPMDRLVCGDVGFGKTEIAIRAAFKAACDGKQVAILVPTTILAMQHYRTFRDRLEQFPVTVDYVNRFKTAKDTKDTLKRVAEGKVDILIGTHRIVSKDVKFKDLGLMIIDEEQKFGVKTKEKLKEMKINVDTLTLTATPIPRTLHFSLMGARDLSVIATPPPNRQPVKTELHVFDEALIRDAIVYEMKRGGQVFFVHNRIKDIEEIAAMILRHVPDCKVTYAHGQMEPEKLEKRMMKFVNGEYDVLVSTNIIESGLDIENANTIIINRAHMFGLSDLHQMRGRVGRSNKKAYCYLLTPPVAGLPSDARKRLSTLEEFSDLGEGFKIAMRDLDIRGAGNLLGGEQSGFITDLGFEMYHQVLDDAIKELKETEFRDLFLNDNLAEFIEPVRECNIETDMEVLIPDWYVSNISERLNLYSKLDSTKDLQELEKLRESIVDRFGPLPEAVQQLVEIVKLRWQAQQLGFEKLTIKKEVMKGYLPSENNDKYFQSDVFGNILKYVQQHPRKSRLKEAKHKLIVIVEDIQSIADAKEVFEGLGIKEAVSA, encoded by the coding sequence ATGAAAGTAAAAGACTTCCTAGAGCTTTACCGCCTCGACAGTGTGGTGCAAACCCTTGCCCAACGGCTAAAAGCAACTGAACCTTACCGTCTCCAGATTAAAGGTCTGGCGGGTAGCCAGGATGCTGTGCTGGCCTCGGCGGTTTATACGTTGAATTATGGGCACCAACTCTTCGTGATGCACGACAAAGAGGAGGCAGCTTATTTCTATACCGACCTAAAAAACCTGCTTGGGGAGGAAAAGGAGATCCTGCTTTTCCCGACATCTTACAAGCGACCTTATAGCTTCGACGATACCGAAAATGCCAACATATTGATGCGTGCCGAGGTGCTCAACCGCCTGAACCAGAAAACGGGAAAAGGTGAGCTGATCGTGACGTACCCGGAGGCGCTGACGGAGAAGGTGATCAACAAAAAATCGCTGGTTGAGAATACACTTGGAGCCAAGATAGGCGAGAAACTGGACACAACTTTTCTAAGTGAGATGCTGGCTGAGTATGGTTTTGAGCGCACGGAGTTTGTGTATGAGGCAGGACAGTATGCCGTGCGTGGTGGCATTGTGGATGTGTACTCTTACGCCAACGATCTGCCCTACCGTATCGAGCTTTTCGGCGACGAGATTGAAAGTATACGCACCTTCGACCCCGACACGCAACTGTCGGTGGAGACGAAAAAAGCCATCTCCATCATACCAAACGTACAGACCAAGCTACTGCAGGAAACACGCGAGGCATTCCTTGATTTCCTGCCCAACAACACCACACTTTGGTTTAAGGATGTACGCCTGACGCTGGACGTGATCGATGAGTACTTTGATAAGGCTTCGCACAACTTCGAGAAGATGATGGCTACCAGCGGTGGTACACAAATCGTTTCTGACCCGGAGCAACTGTTCCAGACGCAGAAGCAGTTTAAGAAGCTACTGGAGAAGTATACGGTGGTGGAGATCGGCAAGCGCTTCCACTTCAAGAATACGGAGGTGATGCAGCTGCAGGCCAAGCCACAGCCATCATTTAACAAAGACTTTAAGCGGCTGGTGAAAGACCTGCACGAGCAGCAGGGTGCGGGCTTCGTAAACGTGATTGCTACCGATTCGCCACGCCAGATCAACCGCCTCACCATGATCTTTGATGAGTTGGACCACGACGTGCGTTTCCAGCACCTGCCGGTTTCGCTGCGTGAGGGCTTCATTGATCAAACACTCAAAATAACCTGCTACACCGATCACCAGCTGTTCGACAGGTTCTATCAGCACAAGGCCAAAACCGGGCACTCTAAGTCCAAGGCCATGACGCTGAAAGAACTGCGCTCACTGCAACCTGGCGACTACGTAACCCACACCGACTACGGCATCGGCCGCTTTGCCGGGTTAGAGAAAGTAGAGGTTGGTGGACGTTTGCAGGAGGCAATCAGGCTAGTTTACCGCGATGATGATTTGCTGTATGTAAGTATACACGCCCTGCACAAGATCAGCAAGTATAGCGGCAAGGAAGGTGGTCCGCCAAGTATGAGTAAGCTGGGCTCGCCAGAGTGGGAGAACAAGAAGAAGAAGGTTAAGAGCAAGGTTAAAGATATTGCACACGAGCTGATCAGCCTTTATGCCAAGCGCAAAGCTGCTCCAGGTTATGCTTATACCCGTGATGGCTTTTTGCAGGCCGAACTGGAATCGTCTTTTATATACGAGGATACCCCAGACCAAGGCAAGGCAACCGAAGATGTAAAAGCCGACATGGAGCAGCCGCACCCGATGGACAGGTTGGTTTGTGGCGACGTGGGTTTTGGTAAGACAGAAATTGCCATTCGCGCGGCCTTTAAAGCTGCCTGCGACGGCAAGCAAGTAGCCATACTAGTGCCTACCACTATTCTGGCCATGCAGCACTACCGCACCTTCCGCGACCGCCTGGAGCAGTTCCCGGTAACAGTGGATTATGTGAACCGCTTTAAAACAGCTAAAGACACCAAAGACACTTTAAAGCGTGTGGCTGAAGGCAAAGTGGATATCCTGATTGGTACGCACCGCATCGTAAGCAAAGACGTGAAGTTTAAGGACCTTGGCTTGATGATTATAGATGAGGAGCAGAAGTTTGGGGTGAAGACAAAGGAGAAGCTGAAGGAGATGAAGATAAACGTGGATACGCTGACGCTTACGGCTACGCCTATTCCGCGCACGCTGCACTTCTCGCTGATGGGTGCCCGTGACCTTTCTGTTATCGCCACACCACCGCCAAACCGCCAGCCGGTAAAAACAGAACTACATGTGTTTGACGAGGCGCTGATTCGGGATGCCATTGTGTACGAGATGAAGCGTGGCGGCCAGGTGTTCTTTGTACACAACCGTATTAAAGACATTGAGGAGATTGCCGCTATGATTCTGCGCCACGTACCAGACTGCAAGGTAACTTACGCTCACGGGCAGATGGAGCCTGAGAAGCTGGAGAAACGCATGATGAAGTTTGTAAACGGCGAGTATGATGTGCTGGTAAGTACCAACATCATCGAATCTGGCTTGGATATTGAAAATGCCAACACCATCATCATTAACCGCGCGCACATGTTTGGTCTATCAGATCTGCACCAGATGCGTGGCCGTGTAGGTCGCTCAAATAAAAAAGCTTACTGCTACCTTTTAACACCACCTGTAGCAGGCTTACCGTCTGATGCCCGTAAGCGCCTGAGCACGCTGGAAGAATTCTCTGACCTGGGCGAAGGCTTCAAGATTGCCATGCGCGACCTGGACATTCGCGGGGCGGGTAACCTGTTGGGCGGCGAACAAAGTGGCTTTATCACTGACCTTGGCTTTGAGATGTATCACCAGGTACTTGACGATGCCATCAAAGAACTGAAAGAAACCGAATTCCGCGACCTGTTCCTGAACGACAACCTGGCCGAATTCATAGAGCCGGTGCGCGAGTGCAACATCGAAACCGATATGGAAGTGCTGATACCGGATTGGTACGTGAGCAACATCTCAGAACGTCTGAACCTGTACAGCAAACTCGACAGCACCAAAGACCTGCAGGAACTGGAGAAACTGCGCGAAAGTATAGTAGACCGATTTGGCCCTTTACCGGAGGCAGTGCAACAGCTTGTAGAGATCGTGAAGCTGCGCTGGCAGGCCCAGCAGTTGGGTTTTGAGAAGCTCACTATTAAAAAAGAAGTGATGAAGGGCTATCTGCCGAGCGAAAACAACGACAAGTACTTCCAGTCAGATGTGTTTGGCAACATCCTCAAGTATGTGCAGCAGCACCCGCGCAAATCGCGCCTTAAAGAGGCGAAGCATAAGTTAATTGTTATTGTAGAGGATATCCAAAGTATAGCCGATGCCAAAGAGGTGTTTGAAGGGCTGGGCATAAAAGAAGCCGTTTCGGCGTAG
- a CDS encoding PAS domain-containing protein: MPHNDTNPKQTTPSLGPIFRALPGLYVIITPELVIQDATDAYLRTTLASRENVTGRYFFEVFPNNPATPDLDSAHNFEHSLRHVLEHRQEHVMEILRYDIPRPASQGGGFEERYWSPSNKPVLDEEGNLLCILHEARDITEQVLNQQEQLHNQERLYMLTDALHAVSWEYDIASNKMSWGKGLLEIFGYTPEEMGSGGESWDRRVHPDDFERVQQGIKNATKNGNKVWSGEYRFLKADGTYAHVLDQGYIIYDTNGNPARTIGSIVDLSHSKRFEKDLRESDARFWHMLEVLPHMAWIADAKGRLTYFNNNWYNYTGMKPGQTDGWINVVHPEDSAELLTNWLEATQSGDLFELEYRIRNHITGEYRWFLDRGVPMYDEQGKVKIWIGSYTDIDEQKVALAQIQLKDQQLENILKLSPAHLCLLMGPDHVCRYVTPGVYRMYGNRQYLGRTAREIWPELQRLNFFDLLEQVYRQQDSVSIDEFCLPFDRHNNGKMENAYFNLRYQPIIDQNHNTEGILISAVEVTELVLYKAKAKT; encoded by the coding sequence ATGCCACACAATGACACCAACCCAAAACAAACTACTCCCTCGCTAGGGCCCATTTTTCGCGCCTTGCCCGGTCTGTACGTCATCATTACCCCTGAGCTGGTTATACAGGATGCAACAGACGCGTACCTGCGCACGACCCTCGCCTCCCGCGAGAACGTAACAGGGCGCTACTTCTTTGAGGTATTCCCAAACAACCCGGCCACCCCTGACCTGGACTCCGCCCATAATTTTGAGCACTCCCTGCGCCACGTGCTGGAGCACCGGCAGGAGCACGTAATGGAGATACTGCGCTACGACATTCCACGCCCGGCAAGCCAGGGCGGCGGTTTTGAGGAGCGCTACTGGAGCCCGAGCAACAAACCCGTACTGGATGAGGAGGGCAACCTGCTGTGCATCCTGCACGAGGCCCGCGACATTACCGAGCAGGTGCTAAACCAGCAGGAGCAGCTCCATAACCAGGAACGGCTGTACATGCTAACAGATGCCCTGCATGCGGTATCGTGGGAGTATGACATCGCAAGCAACAAAATGAGCTGGGGAAAAGGCCTGCTGGAGATCTTTGGGTATACCCCGGAAGAAATGGGCAGCGGTGGCGAGTCCTGGGACCGGCGCGTGCATCCTGATGATTTCGAAAGGGTGCAGCAGGGAATCAAAAACGCCACCAAAAACGGGAACAAAGTATGGTCTGGCGAGTACCGCTTCCTAAAAGCCGATGGCACCTACGCCCACGTCCTGGACCAGGGGTATATTATCTACGACACCAACGGAAACCCTGCCCGCACTATTGGTTCCATTGTGGACCTCTCCCACAGTAAACGCTTTGAAAAAGACCTGCGGGAAAGCGACGCACGCTTCTGGCACATGCTGGAGGTACTCCCGCACATGGCCTGGATAGCTGATGCCAAGGGGCGCCTGACTTACTTTAACAACAACTGGTACAACTACACGGGCATGAAGCCGGGCCAGACAGACGGCTGGATAAACGTTGTGCACCCCGAAGACTCCGCCGAACTGCTGACAAACTGGCTGGAAGCCACCCAGAGCGGCGACCTGTTTGAGCTGGAGTACCGCATCCGGAACCACATAACCGGAGAGTACCGCTGGTTTCTGGACCGTGGCGTGCCTATGTACGATGAGCAGGGGAAGGTAAAGATCTGGATCGGCTCTTATACAGACATTGATGAGCAGAAAGTCGCTCTCGCACAGATACAGCTCAAGGACCAGCAGCTGGAGAACATCCTCAAGCTTTCGCCGGCCCACCTGTGCCTGCTAATGGGGCCCGACCACGTGTGCCGCTATGTTACCCCGGGCGTTTACCGCATGTACGGCAACCGCCAGTACCTGGGCCGGACCGCCAGGGAAATCTGGCCGGAACTCCAGCGGCTCAACTTCTTCGACCTGCTGGAGCAGGTGTACCGGCAGCAGGATTCCGTCAGCATCGATGAGTTCTGTCTGCCTTTTGACAGGCACAACAACGGCAAAATGGAGAACGCCTACTTTAACCTGCGGTACCAGCCGATCATAGACCAGAACCACAACACGGAGGGCATCCTGATATCCGCGGTAGAGGTTACGGAGCTGGTGCTCTACAAGGCTAAAGCGAAAACCTAA
- a CDS encoding phospholipase A, with the protein MNQILKQAPAFTIYKDNYIITGTTIGETPTSSNSDVKYQISFKHRLTNASLPLNSYLFLSYTQLAFWDIYNWSSPFEEINFNPGIGLGKLLFKDGKLKGSLALQVEHESNGRDSIWSRSWNYVSLSYTMLASPKSILQLKAWVPFLYKTDNPDLIEYIGYGQATYIWKIKGDKLVLDIRGRKGTSGWKGSLQTQLNYKPFKSGNAYVTLQWYQGYAENLIEYQQRSSMLRLGLAIKPSTYLFY; encoded by the coding sequence GTGAACCAGATACTGAAGCAGGCCCCAGCGTTTACGATATATAAAGACAACTATATTATTACCGGAACCACCATCGGCGAAACACCCACCAGTTCGAACTCCGACGTGAAGTACCAGATAAGCTTTAAGCACAGGCTCACCAATGCTTCCCTGCCACTAAACTCGTACCTGTTTCTGTCTTATACACAGCTGGCCTTCTGGGATATCTACAACTGGTCCAGCCCCTTCGAGGAGATTAACTTTAACCCGGGCATCGGGCTGGGCAAATTACTTTTCAAAGATGGCAAGCTAAAAGGGTCGCTGGCGCTGCAGGTAGAGCACGAATCGAACGGGCGGGACAGCATCTGGTCGAGGAGCTGGAATTACGTCTCCCTTAGCTACACCATGTTAGCTTCTCCCAAATCCATACTTCAGCTAAAGGCATGGGTGCCCTTCCTTTACAAGACTGATAACCCGGACCTGATAGAGTACATCGGCTACGGGCAGGCCACCTACATCTGGAAAATCAAGGGAGACAAACTGGTGCTGGACATCAGGGGCAGAAAGGGCACGTCCGGCTGGAAGGGCAGCCTGCAAACGCAGCTAAACTATAAGCCCTTCAAATCCGGCAACGCGTACGTAACGCTACAATGGTACCAGGGCTACGCCGAAAACCTGATAGAGTACCAGCAGCGAAGCAGCATGCTCCGGCTGGGACTGGCCATAAAACCTTCGACTTATTTATTTTATTGA
- a CDS encoding PepSY-like domain-containing protein: MKKIVIALAFMGTTFASAQAQDVDQKDVPQAVSSALTQKYANATDLDWEMDGANYEAEFDMDRVDHTVLLDPSGKILMSKRDIMEKDLPQTVRTAIGQNYKSMRLDDIELVEKDGQTYYQVELDQQGQDKKVVLSADGREVTSPAYWD; this comes from the coding sequence ATGAAGAAGATAGTGATAGCATTAGCCTTTATGGGAACTACATTTGCATCTGCTCAGGCACAAGACGTAGACCAGAAAGACGTGCCCCAGGCAGTTTCCAGTGCTTTAACCCAGAAGTACGCCAACGCCACCGACCTTGACTGGGAGATGGACGGCGCCAACTACGAAGCGGAGTTCGACATGGACCGCGTTGACCATACAGTTCTTCTCGACCCATCCGGCAAAATCCTGATGAGCAAACGCGACATCATGGAGAAAGACCTGCCGCAAACGGTAAGAACGGCTATAGGCCAAAACTACAAAAGCATGCGCCTGGATGATATTGAGCTGGTGGAGAAAGACGGCCAGACCTATTACCAGGTAGAGCTGGACCAGCAAGGGCAGGACAAAAAGGTTGTTCTCTCAGCCGATGGCAGAGAGGTGACTTCCCCTGCATACTGGGACTAA
- a CDS encoding type III polyketide synthase: protein MKSYICAIGTANPPHKIPQMQVADFMATALQFDEQDTRKLKALYRVSGIGQRYSVLEDYTRQNGDFSFYPNTPTLEPFPTVQQRMSVYRKHAVDLSEAAIRNCLKLASPSQLGDLTHLITVSCTGMYAPGLDIELVERLGLSPCVQRTAVNFMGCYAAFNAIKLADSICRANPEAKVMLVCTEICTIHFQKHAEQDHLVSNALFGDGAAAVLMQGQPCEQVSLELQSFHCDLAPAGKREMAWHIGDTGFEMTLSSYVPDLIKKGIKQLTERLLQGLKTTVSEIKLFAIHPGGRRILEVIEQELGMTREDNRFAYQVLREFGNMSSATVLFVLKELMQTLTPQEQDEPVLSFAFGPGLTLESMLLKVHYADAKAAV, encoded by the coding sequence ATGAAAAGCTACATTTGCGCCATCGGCACGGCCAACCCTCCGCACAAGATCCCGCAGATGCAGGTAGCAGACTTTATGGCCACCGCCCTGCAGTTTGACGAGCAGGACACGCGCAAGCTAAAGGCGCTTTACCGGGTGTCGGGCATTGGCCAGCGTTACAGTGTGCTGGAAGACTACACGCGCCAGAACGGCGACTTCTCCTTTTACCCCAACACCCCAACGCTGGAGCCCTTCCCAACCGTGCAGCAGCGCATGAGCGTGTACCGCAAGCACGCCGTGGACCTCTCGGAGGCGGCTATCCGGAACTGCCTTAAGCTGGCCAGCCCGTCGCAGCTAGGCGACCTGACCCACCTGATTACCGTGAGCTGCACCGGCATGTATGCCCCGGGGCTGGATATCGAGCTGGTGGAGCGGCTGGGGCTCTCGCCCTGCGTGCAGCGCACCGCCGTAAACTTTATGGGCTGCTACGCCGCCTTTAACGCCATCAAACTCGCCGACTCTATCTGCAGGGCCAACCCTGAGGCAAAGGTCATGCTGGTGTGCACTGAGATCTGCACGATCCACTTTCAGAAGCACGCCGAGCAGGACCACCTGGTGTCGAACGCCCTTTTTGGCGATGGCGCAGCCGCAGTGCTGATGCAGGGCCAGCCCTGTGAGCAGGTAAGCCTTGAGCTGCAGTCGTTCCACTGCGACCTTGCGCCGGCTGGCAAGCGAGAGATGGCCTGGCACATCGGCGACACCGGCTTTGAGATGACGCTCTCCTCCTACGTGCCCGACCTCATCAAAAAAGGCATAAAGCAGCTCACAGAGCGGCTGCTGCAGGGGCTTAAAACCACCGTGTCGGAGATCAAGCTGTTTGCCATACACCCCGGCGGCAGGCGCATTCTGGAGGTGATAGAGCAGGAGCTCGGCATGACGCGCGAAGACAACCGCTTCGCCTACCAGGTGCTGCGGGAGTTTGGCAACATGTCGTCTGCCACGGTGCTGTTTGTGCTGAAGGAGCTGATGCAGACGCTTACACCGCAGGAACAGGACGAACCTGTGCTGAGCTTTGCCTTCGGCCCCGGTCTTACCCTCGAATCTATGTTACTGAAAGTACACTATGCGGATGCTAAAGCGGCGGTCTAA